The Lathyrus oleraceus cultivar Zhongwan6 chromosome 5, CAAS_Psat_ZW6_1.0, whole genome shotgun sequence genome includes the window TGGACCATGAAATTAACCATGAAGATGTTGTCGTTTGGACTGCAAAAACAACAATAATCAGGTTCACTAGTGTGGAGATGCACCATACTGAACGTGTCAAACTACAACTCGACATGCATCAACAAATCCTAGATTCTCCAACGTGTTTGGGACAATGGCATCAACTTAGTGCCGATGCCCAGTGGAACTTCTCCGATTGGAAAAACTTCGCCAAAGATGTGTGTCGTCATTGGAAGCGCCGTCATCAATGGGTCATAAACAAAGTTGTCGTGCCATTCGAATATAAACCAACTCATAATTATATAAATTTGTATAGATCAGTTGCAATAACTTAGTTTGTCGGAACCGAGGTATTTGATCGACCCACGCCAACGAGCGTCATCATCAAACACCCAACATGATTACCAACACACCTACACCCAATAACAAATCGAACTATATTGCCAACCCAACTACACCTAACAACCAACCCAACAACATTACTAATTCACATGCACCTAACAAATAACCGAACATGATTACTAACCCACCTACACCCAAACTTGCGACCAATACATGTcacacccaaacacaaaaccaagaacATGACTCATACCACCGACAAACATATGCTTCCACCATATCTTACCATAGCACCGAAGAAGCATGTGATACCACAATGTCTACCATTGCATCCAACCAACGTACAACCAAACATCATCCCACCAAAGCACTCAAACATCACACCACAAAAGCACCCAACCAACACATGTCTATCAAACATCGCGAcaaccattgcttcgtttccaaaacgaaTCAATGTCTCAATTCAACCGACCATCCCGCTAATCCGTAACCCAACCAACACGACCAAACTATGATGACATTGACACCAAACTCGAATACGACAATGCGTCCTAACTAAGCTGGGAAAAGATGCTAGATTTAATGGATAACACTAATATCCTAGGGACCTCGCATCAAATACCTCAAGTGAATCCTGTGAGGCACCAAACACCTCAGGTGAATCATGGGAGGCCTCAACAACGAAGGGCGTTGCCTGGGTGTGGAATTGATGGTCATTATGATCAAGCGAGTCGTCAAAATATGTGTACCAAATTTTCCCGCATGTCATTATATTTAAACTATTTAACATTagtaataatttttttttatttcccaaattttttatcattatttaattgtaaatttaattttaaaaagtaAAACAAAAATGAATACACATTGGCGTCAGACTAGTTGGCGCATGCGTATAGCAATTGCTCATAGGCGCCAATGGATTTTGTGCATTGGTGGTGAAGTCGCAACAAGTGTGTGTGGCGCCTAGGTGTATTTTTGAGTGCATGTGCACATATGTCTGGTGCCTTCTCTTTGTTGCGAAATTAATTTGTTTAAAACATGAGTATTTTGGTATATTTTGGGGAAAGATGATTCTTGTGGTAAGAAAATTAGAAAACTTGATTATCatgaaaaaaaaatctaaaatttaTAGTTAGAggtgttttttttttaatatttttcatttcTTAATGTCAACGTATAATCTTTTAGTTGAATATGaaattttttttttcttcaaaataaaattttataattaaaaatgaaattaagaaattaaaagaaaaagtAAAACTTTCTCACCTCTATGTATAAATCTCCACTTAATTGTATTTTTAAATATCTATAAATCTCCACTTAATTTAagatattttatttatttttgtttataaaaatataataatttatattattataaaaataaaaaataaaatataattatttttgtTTACAAAATGTTTGTCTCTTTTAGACAAAAAAAGATAAATATTTACTCCAAAAAAACAACTCAAGGACTGTATACAAGCAGTAGAGGTTCTTGGACTAACAGGAGGAATCTGGTGGGAATGGGTAAATATCATACCGGAAATTGTTCCTATGGATCATTGATACAATGTCCGATGTTGATCTTCTCCCTATTTCAACTGACTACGTCTCGTAGCCTAGTGTCATTGGACGTAATGGAAATAATAGATGAAAGAAAAGTGAAGGAAACGAGAGGAGAAATAGttgctgatgatgatgataatgatcGCAAGATAAGTCAAGATTCAATATTTCCAAAACTGGAACATCTTCGTATTGAACAGTGTCATGGATTAAAATGTATATTCCCGTTTCTCTCTATTCAGGTTCTTCCGGCACTGGAATCTTTCTCAATATCTGATTGTGAGAAGCTGCAATACATATTTGGCCATGATTCAATAAATAATTTTCTAAAATGTGATGTTACCAAGCCAGGAAAACAATTAGAACCTTTGAAATGCAGTACCTTTAAAATCCCATTGGTTTATGAAGATCAACAGCAGGTAAGCCTCTCACCTTCTGTTATGTCATCTTTTGCTATTTTTTATTCTTCgtttttattagatattataACATTTGTGACTTACGTCTTAATATTAAGAGGAAGTTTTCTTTGATTGGTTTGTTAGTTTATTCTAAAATgaaatattatttaattttttttacttAATCTCAAAAATGTTTTTATCTTACTACTTATTTATTTTAAGCAAGAATTGAGTGGGAACATCGATCATTTTTTTGGTTTGAAAAGTCTCAAGCTATATGATTGCAAAGTAGAAAATATATATTTTCTCAATGAAGAATTACATGAACAACAAATGAACTTATGTTTGGAGTGCATTGCGTTGCAGGATATGCCTTCGAAGAGTACGAGCCTTTTGGAGAATTCATTTTCCCTCAATCACCTTACAGTGATAAAAATCTTGCAATGCGAAAAATTGGAAAATGTGTTTTCCACATCTATATTAAGATGCCTACCACAATTGGTTGCTCTAAAAATAGTAGAATGCAAAGAGTTGAAGCATATTATTGAAGATGATTTGGAGAATGACAAATCCATAAATTTTGAGTCTACAAACACATACTTTCCAAAGCTAGAAATACTTATTGTAGGAAACTGCAACAAACTCAAATGTGTCTTTCCGACCTCCATATGTAAAGAGCTTCCAAGGCTAAAAGTTCTGATGATAAGAGAAGTATATGAGCTGCAAGATATATTCAAAACTGAAGGTGATGATCAGAAACTCGAGATTCCAAATCTGGAAGTTATAGCATTTATCAATCTGCCAAACCTCTCCGATGCTCAATAAGTGCTCTTGAGGCCGTAAATTATCGTTTTCTACATAGTTGTCATAATTTCTCTCTGACTTCAGCATCAAAATCGGATGACATAGATGACATTGATGACATTATTGGTTTTGTTCAAAGCATAGGTACACACTATATCAATATTTCTCAAGACATTATTAATTTGTGCGTGTTTACCCATGCACAGAATGCCACAAAGTTAAGGATATATTATTTATAAAGTTGAAAAAAATGATGATTTTTCAGTTGAAAGTAGACATTTTGATTTGTGATTATGATTATGAGTTATATTATGAATATGAGTTGGTTTCCCTTGTAATGGCCCAATTCTCTTCCAAATTCCGTATGTCAGAATTCTTATTATAAACATTGAGTGCAAAGTGAAATCATCGGTTAATAAATTTCCATTTCTCTAACATGCTACTATATAATGAGGTTAATCTCTATAATATTTTGCTATAGATTATGAATGCTATATAGAATTGAAGATTCAATTGGGACCATTAATAAGCGATTTCACCTGCAATGGAAAACCATTAATAAGTTCAAAAGTCACTCAAGAATCTGCCGTTGGGGTTGAAGCTGAAGCAGCATCAGAATCAGGAAGTATATTGACTTCGTCACAGCCACAGGTGAATACTTTACTTCAtattaaaaatctaaataatCAAAATGAGTTTGAAAACAAGATTTTTAAATTTAAGCAGGGTGTCGAGATAAGTACCGAAGATGGAATTACATCAACTAATGTTAAGACTTTAACATCCTCAACCCATTCAAAATCAAACAGTTCATCATCACCTCATTTAGAATTAGTCAGTTCATCATTTGATCCATCTTCACAGGTAGTCTTGTCGTGTTTTTTATTCATTAACTGTTATGAGATTGGATTCCTAAAAATCAAATTTTAAACTTTTTCTTTTTGAGTCTATGCAGAAAGATGGTGATTGCCAAATAGCCACGACGGAGACCAATGATGAAGGTGAAGAGTCTTTCAATATATTTTCTACTTTTATGTTACTTTTCCTATCCCACATTTTGGTTTTGAACTTTTTCCTATCCCACATTTTGTTCAGTTTCTCTAAAAGCTGCCGCTTCCATGAAAGAAAGCTCAAACATTGAGGAACAGTTTCCTAAGGAAGATAAAATAATAGTTTTCGAATCTAAACCCTCTTCTAGTATCACATCTCCAATAGCATCTCAGTTTCCTTCAAGGTCTTTCAAAGGTATTTACTGCTTTCATTTTACTTTTAATTAACTTTGTTGTGCTAAAAGAGGTTTAGTTATTATTTTCTCTACTTTCAGGGGACCTTTTTGAAATAGTAGAAGATTTAAGTTCTCCTTTTCTTGTCACAAGGGAGCTCGAACAACTAGTCTCCATGAAGCATTTGGATTATGGGAACTTGTCTGTATTAACTGATTTTCTTGTTAAGCATCCTTCTGTTCTTTTAAACAACACTTCACTTAGTAACAGATACAAGGGTTATGCCTACAACTATCTAGCCGAGCTATTGAAATTCCTCCAAACCCATAGTATGTGGTAATGTATTAATATGTAAATAGATGATCGGAAACTCCAATAGTGTGTATATATTTAGCACACACTACTTCTCTAGTGCATTAATTTGGTAGTGTATACATTTATGTGAAAATATTTCACATTTGATAAGTTTTAGAATCCAAATTTTTCGCATTTGATTTTATATACATGCATTTGTTTAAATTGAGCATTAGGTTGTGTAATACTCAACCCAATGCATTTTAGTTTAAATGCGCAATGCGTTTTGATCATAATTAGTTTCCATGCATTTATGTAGTTTGAGTTTTTTTCTAAGTTGTAGGTAAAGACGAAAATACGCTTGTGTATTTGTTTAAAATTTGATTTTCGAAAGAACAATTTTGTATTATGTGTGTCTGTATTGTTTGGCTTGATTTTCAATGTGCttcatttgagtttgattttTTCTACTTTGTATGACTTGTCTAGTTTAATCATAGGTAACATGGCTAACAACCATGAACGACTAGGGATCGACAGAGTGTCCCAATATGCATCTATTCGCAGGCAAATAGTCTGACCTTTGCGACCATCAATCAATGTTAATTGCTTTGATACAAATGCGTAAACTTCTAGGGCCCACGCATCTCCGACTTTGTTTTCCCGGAGGAGGAAGGTTTCATCTCCTAATTCCCCATAAACCCCACCAGTCCCAACAGTCAGGTTGATACacctattctccatgtagtcgTTCCTAAGGAGTTTGAAGTAGGTGTATAAACCCTAATTCTCTGACTCAAAATTTTGTAAAATAATTCAATTTTAATTCAACATTTAGAGTGTCACGCATATTTCACCAAACATAGAAACCAACAAAATATAATCATTTGAATTAAGCAGCAGAAACCATAAAGTTTGACATATAACTTCTCAATGACAAATGAATAACAAAGTGGTTCAACAACTTCAATGTGAATAAGACATGTAACAACGAAATATAGACAACATGTCCCTAGTGCTACATATTAGAAAGACTCCACTAAAGACCCGAACGATAAATAACTAAAGACGCCTCAATATCGTCATCTAGCTCAAGCTGCTACTCCCCTTTCTGATTTTCTGTACTCCAAAGTAGCACATGCAccacaacaaacaaacaaggtTGAGAATAGGCTCAAATATATTAATGGTGCAAAAGATAGAAAGGGTATCATATTCATACAAATCAACAAACACGTCACATATTCACAACAACGAAACAATTCACAATACTTTTATGTATGTAATATAACCAACAATCTCGactcaatgcatgtggtaccaattaAAATTTATAGGTGTGTTACTGATTTTCGTCCATACTTGCTCCCGGTCCCCACTTATGAACCAGAGTCACCATAATCGTCACTGATCCCCACTACTGAATCAATAACGCTTCACTGATCCCATTACTGAAATCAGCTAATAGCTCCTAGTCCCCACTTCAGAATTAGAGCTCAATATAGTGACGTCATTGATGCCCACTACTGAATCAATAACACTTTACTGATCCCATTACTAAAATCAACTACTCGCTCCCAGTCTCCACTAGGAAGTATATTGACTTTGTCAGCCACAAGTGAATATTATACTTTTATTAAAAATCCAAATAGTCAAAATGAGTTTGAAAACAAAGAAGGAGCCATCTTAACAATTATCTGCTCTTAAACAAAAGACATTTCCCTATTGTGCATGTATTTCCCCCCTATTTTTCAATAAAATCTTAAACAACTTTTTAAATTTAAGCAAGGTGTCGAGATCAGTGTTATGGAATTACATCAACTAATGTTAAGACTTTAACATTTTCTATCCATTCAAAATCAAACAGTTCATCATCACCTCATTTAGAATTAATCAGTTCATCATTTGAACTTTACGGGTAGTGTTTTTTATTCATTAACTGTTCATCATTTCGTCATTTCTCGTATGTACTGAACTTATAAACTATATTATTATGTTTGTGTATTTAAACCTAATGATCTTTGATGCATGTTACGTTGATGAAGGAAATAATAATTTATGCACAACTATTGTTAGAATAAACTTGTGCATCATAGTTGAAATTTCATGTTAGAATATCTTGTCCAAAGGTCATGTTTTCAAGAGGATAAATGGGCTATTTCTAATAGGGTAATGATATTCTTACACCCATAATATTATACCAATATTTACATCATCAAACAATGTTATGGTGAACAGTgttttataaataaaataatattaaaaatttattttaaataaaaaatatttaaaaaaaacattttttttaaaattaattttataataaaaatataatattttttattaacCAATTGTATTATTGCATTAACCACAAAAATAAATATGTTATTAACCACATCTTTTCTGATAGTTTATTAACCAATTTCACTATTTTATTAATCAATAAAATATATAATGTTGACCAAATTCTGACATTAATTTGTAATATTGACCtattt containing:
- the LOC127080472 gene encoding LOW QUALITY PROTEIN: uncharacterized protein LOC127080472 (The sequence of the model RefSeq protein was modified relative to this genomic sequence to represent the inferred CDS: inserted 1 base in 1 codon; substituted 1 base at 1 genomic stop codon) produces the protein MEIIDERKVKETRGEIVADDDDNDRKISQDSIFPKLEHLRIEQCHGLKCIFPFLSIQVLPALESFSISDCEKLQYIFGHDSINNFLKCDVTKPGKQLEPLKCSTFKIPLVYEDQQQFKQELSGNIDHFFGLKSLKLYDCKVENIYFLNEELHEQQMNLCLECIALQDMPSKSTSLLENSFSLNHLTVIKILQCEKLENVFSTSILRCLPQLVALKIVECKELKHIIEDDLENDKSINFESTNTYFPKLEILIVGNCNKLKCVFPTSICKELPRLKVLMIREVYELQDIFKTEGDDQKLEIPNLEVIAFINLPNLSDAQXVXLEAVNYRFLHSCHNFSLTSASKSDDIDDIDDIIGFVQSIGTHYINISQDIINLCLKVDILICDYDYELYYEYELVSLVMAQFSSKFHYECYIELKIQLGPLISDFTCNGKPLISSKVTQESAVGVEAEAASESGSILTSSQPQGVEISTEDGITSTNVKTLTSSTHSKSNSSSSPHLELVSSSFDPSSQKDGDCQIATTETNDEVSLKAAASMKESSNIEEQFPKEDKIIVFESKPSSSITSPIASQFPSRSFKGDLFEIVEDLSSPFLVTRELEQLVSMKHLDYGNLSVLTDFLVKHPSVLLNNTSLSNRYKGYAYNYLAELLKFLQTHSMW